In Marasmius oreades isolate 03SP1 chromosome 3, whole genome shotgun sequence, a single window of DNA contains:
- a CDS encoding uncharacterized protein (BUSCO:EOG09261OIF; MEROPS:MER0026494) produces MPAPKEFLEYVDNKADLFIQRLSDAVAIKSVSSDPQCRSEVIKMSNWIKDQFSAVGVDTELRDLGKQNLGGEELPLPPAVLGRLGNDPTKKTVLVYGHFDVQPANLSDGWGTEPFKLVIKENGQLVGRGSSDDKGPVLGWLNILQYHHECKKELPVNFRCCFEGMEESGSEGLDDLVKRESQSGGWFDSVDCVCISDNYWLNTRTPAITYGLRGLAYFKLMVSGPARDLHSGVFGRMVHEPMTDLVILMSKLVDVNGHILVPGVDEMVSAADVEERKMYEGLDYSIADVDSAVGASTTLSSDIVEVLMGRMRMPSLSLHGIEGAFYGTGAKTVIPAKVIGKFSIRLVPPQTPDNVEPLVRKYIESEFAKLGSKNTCVLEPEHGGKPWVGDINHWNYEAAKAATRAVYGREPDMTREGGSIPVTLTFAESLGVNVLLLPMGRGDDGAHSTNEKLDRSNFIEGTKLLGTYLYEIAALKK; encoded by the exons ATGCCTGCCCCCAAGGAATTTCTCGAATACGTCGACAACAAGGCTGATCTCTTCATTCAACGTCTTTCCGATGCAGTTGCGATTAAATC TGTCAGTAGCGACCCTCAATGTCGATCTGAGGTGATCAAGATGTCCAACTGGATCAAGGACCAATTCTCAGCTGTCGGCGTTGATACTGAGCTTCGCGATCTCGGGAAACAAAATCTGGGCGGTGAAGAACTACCTCTCCCGCCTGCAGTCCTTGGTCGTCTCGGAAACGATCCCACCAAGAAGACCGTGCTCGTGTACGGGCACTTTGATGTCCAGCCA GCTAATTTGTCTGATGGATGGGGCACCGAGCCTTTCAAGTTGGTGATCAAAGAAAACGGTCAACTGGTCGGTCGTGGATCATCGGATGATAAGGGACCGGTTCTGGGCTGGCTGAACATACTTCAGTACCACCATGAATGCAAGAAAGAACTTCCGGTTAACTTCCGCTGCTGTTTCGAGGGGATGGAGGAGAGTGGAAGTGAAGGTCTTGATGACCTTGTTAAACGTGAATCCCAGTCAGGCGGCTGGTTTGACAGCGTCGATTGTGTTTGCATC TCCGACAACTATTGGCTCAATACCCGAACTCCTGCCATCACATATGGCCTCAGAGGTTTGGCCTACTTCAAACTCATGGTCTCAGGCCCCGCTAGGGACCTCCACTCTGGCGTTTTTGGTCGAATGGTACATGAACCTATGACCGACTTGGTTATACTCATGTCAAAGTTGGTTGATGTGAATGGTCATATTCTGGTACCAGGTGTCGACGAGATGGTCTCAGCCGCGGACGTAGAAGAGAG GAAAATGTACGAGGGACTGGATTACAGTATCGCCGATGTGGATTCAGCAGTCGGTGCATCTACCACACTATCTTCAGACATCGTTGAAGTCTTGATGGGTCGCATGAGAATGCCCAGCTTATCGTTACATGGCATTGAAGGCGCTTTCTACGGCACTGGAGCGAAGACCGTCATTCCAGCTAAAGTTATTGGGAAATTCAGTATTCG ATTAGTACCTCCACAAACTCCCGATAACGTCGAACCTCTCGTTCGGAAGTACATCGAATCAGAATTTGCCAAACTCGGATCGAAAAATACATGCGTTCTAGAACCTGAGCATGGCGGTAAGCCTTGGGTTGGAGATATCAACCATTGGAATTACGAGGCCGCTAAAGCTGCTACAAGG GCTGTTTATGGCAGGGAGCCCGATATGACTCGAGAAGGTGGTTCGATCCCCGTGACATTAACCTTCGCAGAATCTCTCGGTGTGAATGTACTTTTACTACCAATGGGTAGAGGAGATGACGGAGCCCA TTCCACGAATGAGAAGCTTGACCGGTCCAACTTTATCGAGGGC ACCAAACTTCTTGGAACCTATTTATACGAGATCGCGGCGCTCAAGAAGTAG
- a CDS encoding uncharacterized protein (MEROPS:MER0004373): MGSGSLTAMAVFENGWKVNLSREDALRLVKDAIAAGIFNDPGSGSNIDACIITANHTEMLRNVEMTNERAKKEKSYGFRRGTTE, from the exons ATGGGCTCAGGTAGTCTTACTGCTATGGCAGTTTTTGAGAATGGATGGAAGGTAAACCTGTCG CGCGAGGACGCTCTCCGGCTCGTGAAAGACGCCATCGCTGCTGGTATCTTCAACGATCCCGGTTCTGGCTCCAACATCGACGCGTGCATCATCACCGCCAATCATACCGAAATGCTCAGAAACGTCGAGATGACCAACGAGAGGgcaaagaaggagaagagctACGGATTTAGGCGAGGAACTACAGAATAG